In Oryctolagus cuniculus chromosome X, mOryCun1.1, whole genome shotgun sequence, a single window of DNA contains:
- the LOC100338015 gene encoding voltage-gated potassium channel KCNC3: protein MQEQPRTPEAAATPATPATPPAPPPPAPPPNQLPPVPSLPVFVDHAKQPSKELIKPKAIFGRPVERSTEAVPADAAGGAAAEECPGPGARGVGVKNHRCQRIRASREAGSRFTMEGSDDKLILNVGGMRHETYVSTVRAFPGTRLYKLTEPPPPGSPAAQGPPVREFFFDRNPELFGYVLGYYRTRQLHCPADVCRDVLEEELAYWGLAEAPLAPCCWLKLSGREIRTQDFLSWEACENAHVDERLLLNPVESQGLRNSWKPWLWVLLDQPRSSLGAKCLSLISTLFTVCALVIFFQETEVQLDYFSANFTPMGHGVGARENHQQPQSQPQPNHGLVFHRAPHLLYLELLCALWFGTELFARAISCPDKVRFLCSPLNLADIFCLFPVLVELVLGEKAEGQPRLSLTLGAIRSLYVLKLVRLLGFLEKSLALRVLVHTLHSSWKEVCAFLLIWVAEILFFGLLLLYGELLGMSTPGQGEPHFGDIFTCLWWTVITLTTVGYGDIYPLSALGQLTAAVTATVGMCTGVLLVPVLLVRFQRYYAVALAHQKLRPSGIL from the exons ATGCAGGAGCAGCCACGAACTCCAGAGGCGGCGGCAACGCCAGCCACACCAGCCACACCACCAGCGCCAccacccccggccccgccgcccaaCCAACTGCCTCCAGTCCCTTCACTGCCAGTTTTTGTGGACCATGCAAAACAGCCAA GCAAGGAACTCATTAAGCCCAAAGCAATTTTCGGGCGCCCAGTAGAGAGATCCACAGAGGCTGTtcctgctgatgctgctggtggCGCTGCTGCTGAGGAGTGCCCGGGACCAGGTGCCAGGGGAGTCGGAGTCAAAAACCACCGCTGTCAG CGGATCCGAGCCAGCCGAGAAGCAGGCTCACGGTTTACCATGGAGGGCTCGGACGATAAACTGATCCTGAATGTGGGGGGCATGCGCCACGAGACCTACGTCAGCACCGTGCGGGCCTTTCCAGGCACCCGCCTCTACAAGCTGACCGAGCCACCACCGCCTGGCAGTCCAGCTGCTCAGGGCCCACCGGTCCGGGAGTTTTTCTTTGACCGAAATCCTGAGCTCTTTGGCTATGTGCTGGGCTATTACCGTACTCGGCAGCTGCACTGTCCTGCCGACGTTTGTCGGGATGTCCTAGAGGAGGAGTTGGCTTACTGGGGCCTGGCGGAAGCGCCGCTGGCACCTTGCTGCTGGCTCAAGCTGAGTGGCAGGGAGATCCGTACCCAGGACTTCCTCTCCTGGGAGGCCTGTGAGAATGCCCACGTGGACGAACGCCTTCTGCTGAACCCCGTCGAAAGCCAGGGGCTGCGGAATTCTTGGAAGCCATGGCTCTGGGTGCTTCTTGATCAACCCCGGTCTTCCCTGGGGGCCAAG TGCCTTTCCCTGATCTCCACACTCTTCACCGTGTGTGCCCTGGTCATCTTCTTCCAAGAGACAGAGGTCCAGCTGGATTACTTCTCTGCCAACTTCACTCCCATGGGACATGGGGTAGGGGCTAGGGAAAACCACCAGCAGCCGCAGTCACAGCCACAGCCGAACCATGGTCTTGTGTTCCACCGTGCCCCCCATCTGCTCTACCTGGAGCTGCTCTGTGCCCTTTGGTTTGGAACTGAGCTCTTTGCTCGGGCCATTTCCTGCCCTGATAAGGTGCGCTTCCTATGCAGCCCTCTGAATCTGGCTGACATTTTCTGTTTGTTCCCTGTGCTAGTGGAATTGGTGTTGGGTGAAAAGGCTGAAGGGCAACCCCGACTAAGCCTGACGCTTGGGGCCATTCGCTCTCTCTATGTCCTCAAGCTGGTTCGCCTGCTGGGCTTCCTGGAAAAGTCCCTGGCCCTGAGAGTTCTGGTTCACACCCTGCACTCGTCCTGGAAAGAGGTGTGTGCCTTTCTCCTGATTTGGGTGGCTGAAATCTTATTCTTTGGCTTACTCCTCCTCTATGGGGAGCTCCTGGGCATGTCCACGCCAGGTCAAGGAGAGCCCCATTTTGGAGACATCTTCACGTGTCTGTGGTGGACCGTGATAACACTCACCACTGTTGGCTATGGGGACATCTATCCTCTCTCTGCTCTGGGCCAGCTGACTGCTGCTGtcacagccactgtgggcatgtgCACTGGTGTCTTGCTGGTGCCCGTGCTCCTGGTCCGCTTCCAGCGCTATTATGCAGTAGCCCTGGCTCACCAGAAACTAAGACCCAGTGGAATCCTGTAA